Proteins from a genomic interval of Spea bombifrons isolate aSpeBom1 chromosome 4, aSpeBom1.2.pri, whole genome shotgun sequence:
- the LOC128492369 gene encoding aminopeptidase N-like, giving the protein MAKGFYVSKLIAVVGILFAVAAVSTIIALSVVYSQEKEKNYELNNPPETTSTATTKVTSGSQASSSGSQGTSPSSSSHGTTPTSAPSDEPWNKYRLPKSLIPYHYDVELKPVLEKNPQGLYVFSGKSTAYFTCHEATNLVLIHSNKLNYTTTPTKAILRDAALNTLDVSNIREVPVTQYLVIHAANDLEVGKNYSLYTEFVGELADDLAGFYRSEYVEDGQTKIIATTQMQAPDARKAFPCFDEPAMKATFNITLIHKPDYVALSNMNPIAKHVIEDNGETWNVTVFDKTVKMSTYLVAFIVSQFSSTGDPGNSTTTGVQIWGRKKAIEDEKQGEYALSISKPILDYFAKYYDTPYPLPKSDQVALPDFSAGAMENWGLVTYRETALLFDPTVSSISNKERVATVVAHELAHQWFGNLVTIRWWNDLWLNEGFASYVEYLGADIAEPTWNIKDLIVLYDVHRVMAIDALASSHPLTSKEEEVNTPAEISEQFDSIAYSKGASVIRMLSNFITEDVFIKGLATYLKAFEYDNTVYTDLWFHLQQAVNSNGLTLPNNISAIMDTWVLQMGFPVVKIDTTTGTVTQQHFLLDPESVVTRPSDFNYTWIVPISYFKTGNSGSAWLQKKSELLNEFKTTGSEWLLANINVTGYYRVNYDDGNWDRLIAELQNSPLSIPVINRAQIIDDAFNLARAKYINTTRALDTTRYISNDTEYMPWQAMLSSLSYFTQMFDRSEVYGPMKEYLKKQVTPLFKHFEKVTENFTKRPESLTDQYNEINAIGVACSYGVAECGQLASKQFNDWQRTGNNTIHPNLRSNIYCTAVAQGGEAEWDFVWEKFAASDNAQESDKLRSALACSKEPWILNRLLEFSLDTTKIRRQDTVSTISSVSSNVIGQSLAWDFVRAKWRTIFTQFGGSSFSFGNLIERVTRRFSTEFELQQLEQFKLDNQDIGFGTATRTLEQAIEKTKANIKWVNENKEPVLKWFQDAI; this is encoded by the exons ATGGCCAAGGGCTTCTATGTTAGCAAATTGATTGCCGTTGTTGGCATCctgtttgctgttgctgctgtgtCTACTATCATAGCTCTATCAGTTGTGTATTCCcaggagaaggaaaaaaactatGAGCTTAACAATCCCCCTGAAACAACAAGCACAGCCACAACCAAGGTCACATCAGGATCTCAAGCTTCAAGCAGTGGCAGCCAAGGCACCAgtcccagcagcagcagccatgGCACCACTCCCACCAGTGCTCCATCTGATGAACCATGGAATAAGTACCGGCTTCCAAAATCCCTAATTCCATATCATTATGATGTTGAACTGAAACCAGTTCTAGAGAAGAATCCTCAAGGGCTTTATGTATTCTCTGGAAAAAGTACTGCCTATTTCACATGTCATGAAGCCACCAACCTTGTTTTGATACACAGCAACAAGCTCAACTACACCACTACACCTACCAAAGCCATTCTTCGTGATGCTGCTTTAAATACTCTTGATGTATCAAATATAAGAGAAGTGCCAGTGACTCAGTATTTGGTGATACATGCTGCTAACGATCTTGAAGTTGGTAAAAACTATTCTCTGTACACTGAGTTTGTAGGGGAGCTGGCAGATGACCTGGCTGGATTTTATCGGAGTGAATACGTGGAAGACGGACAAACCAA GATCATTGCCACCACTCAGATGCAGGCCCCGGATGCCAGGAAAGCATTTCCCTGCTTTGATGAGCCAGCAATGAAAGCAACGTTCAACATCACCCTAATACACAAGCCAGACTATGTAGCTTTATCAAACATGAATCCTATAG ctaaACATGTAATAGAAGATAATGGAGAAACCTGGAATGTCACAGTGTTCGACAAAACTGTCAAGATGTCCACATACCTTGTGGCTTTTATAGTCTCCCAGTTCAGTTCTACTGGTGATCCAGGAAACAGCACAACCACCGGG GTTCAGATCTGGGGCCGTAAAAAAGCTATTGAAGATGAGAAACAAGGAGAATATGCATTAAGTATAAGCAAACCAATTCTGGATTATTTTGCGAAATATTATGATACCCCTTACCCTCTGCCAAAATCAG ACCAAGTTGCTCTTCCTGATTTTAGTGCTGGAGCCATGGAGAACTGGGGGCTGGTGACCTACAGGGAGACTGCTTTACTATTTGACCCTACAGTGTCATCTATTAGCAACAAGGAGAGAGTGGCCACAGTGGTAGCTCATGAACTTGCTCATCAG TGGTTTGGGAACCTTGTGACGATACGATGGTGGAACGACCTGTGGCTGAATGAAGGATTTGCCTCATACGTGGAGTACTTGGGAGCAGACATAGCAGAGCCTACGTGGAAcata AAAGACTTGATAGTGCTGTATGATGTACACCGAGTAATGGCAATTGATGCGTTGGCTTCTTCTCATCCACTCACAtcaaaagaagaggaagtgaaCACTCCAGCTGAAATAAGTGAACAATTTGACTCCATCGCTTACAGTAAG GGGGCTTCTGTCATCCGGATGTTATCAAACTTCATCACAgaagatgtatttattaaaggaCTGGCT acCTATCTGAAAGCTTTCGAATACGATAACACAGTGTACACTGACCTGTGGTTCCATTTGCAACAA GCTGTCAACTCAAATGGACTGACACTTCCTAATAATATTAGCGCAATCATGGATACATGGGTCCTACAGATGGGATTCCCTGTAGTGAAAATTGACACAACAACCGGAACTGTAACTCAACAACACTTCCTTTTGGATCCAGAATCTGTGGTTACTCGGCCATCTGATTTCAA ttacacATGGATTGTGCCGATTTCCTATTTTAAAACCGGTAACTCTGGAAGTGCATGGCTTCAGAAAAAATCAG AATTATTGAATGAATTTAAGACCACTGGAAGTGAATGGCTTCTAGCAAATATCAATGTCACGGGATACTACAGAGTTAATTACGATGATGGAAACTGGGACAGGCTTATTGCGGAGCTGCAGAACAGTCCTTTG AGTATTCCTGTTATCAACCGTGCCCAGATCATTGATGATGCCTTTAATTTGGCAAG AGCCAAGTATATCAATACAACAAGAGCTTTAGACACCACGAGATACATCTCCAATGACACTGAATACATGCCCTGGCAGGCCATGTTAAGCAGCCTCAGTTACTTTACACAGATGTTTGATCGCTCAGAGGTGTACGGGCCAATGAAG GAATACTTAAAGAAGCAAGTCACTCCTTTGTTTAAACACTTTGAAAAAGTCACGGAAAATTTTACCAAACGTCCAGAATCCTTAACAGATCA ATACAATGAAATCAATGCTATCGGCGTCGCTTGTTCTTATGGAGTTGCTGAGTGTGGACAGCTGGCAAGTAAACAATTTAATGACTGGCAGAGGACAGGAAATAATAC CATTCATCCAAATCTAAGGTCCAACATTTACTGCACTGCAGTAGCGCAGGGAGGAGAAGCTGAATGGGATTTTGTATGGGAAAAATTTGCTGCATCAGATAATGCGCAGGAATCGGACAAACTCAGGTCTGCTCTGGCCTGCAGCAAAGAGCCCTGGATTCTTAACAG ACTTTTGGAGTTTTCACTGGATACCACTAAGATTCGTCGGCAAGATACTGTCTCCACTATTAGCAGCGTTTCCAGTAACGTGATAGGACAGAGTCTTGCTTGGGACTTTGTGAGAGCCAAATGGAGGACCATCTTCACTCA atTTGGGGgatcttctttctcttttggtAACTTAATCGAACGTGTGACACGGAGATTCTCCACTGAATTCGAATTACAGCAG CTGGAGCAGTTCAAACTTGACAACCAGGACATTGGTTTTGGGACAGCAACTCGGACACTGGAGCAAGCGATAGAGAAAACCAAAGCAAATATCAAATGGGTGAATGAGAACAAAGAGCCAGTACTTAAATGGTTCCAGGATGCCATTTAA